From Nitrososphaerota archaeon:
ATTTTTTCAATTAAATCTATGTTTTTAATTGGAATTGTGATAAATTGAAATGATATAGCCCTTTTATCTTTTATTCCACAAAATCCTATTTCACTAGGTTTTATTTTAAATTCTTTAGAAAGAATAGAAGTTATAAAAAAAAGTCAATATTAATTTTTTTAAGCATACATAGTAAATAGTTTCCTTGACCATGTATTTTCTCTATTATTTTTTCATTATAATTTTTAGCAGATAATCCATTGGTTAATATTTCATATACTTCAAAATCTTCAGGATAATATTTTATAATCCCGCCTATACCATTAATATTCGTAGAATAATATTTTAATCCTATCATTTCATTTAAATTTTTGGTTTCTATAAAATAATTATTCATTTTTCTCCTCCTCCAGACATTTATTTATTTTCATTAAAAAATAAAAAAAGATAAGTAATTTATCGTTATAGAGGAATAAATTAAGACTAGAGATCGCATCCTCTTACTGTTTTTCGGCCATTTGCTTTTGCTCTTTCAATAGCGTTT
This genomic window contains:
- the truD gene encoding tRNA pseudouridine(13) synthase TruD; the encoded protein is MNNYFIETKNLNEMIGLKYYSTNINGIGGIIKYYPEDFEVYEILTNGLSAKNYNEKIIEKIHGQGNYLLCMLKKINIDFFL